The proteins below come from a single Zea mays cultivar B73 chromosome 8, Zm-B73-REFERENCE-NAM-5.0, whole genome shotgun sequence genomic window:
- the LOC103636990 gene encoding histone-binding protein N1/N2, which produces MKALSMLEHLVEPDHRRVVELNFRICLVYELVSKIRDAISYCAKAISLCKSRIQNLKSSKDALLAGIDGGDASAAEGGSEKSTVEKELEQLTSILPDLEKKLEDLSEANPSADMDEMVKAIASRVTEVMPKAASFTSSQIATSSNGFDSSVMSTAATTGSPGSTVTDLGVVGRGVKRASIKPISVEPAAKKPALDSPSLQGDNINSVVVPATQTDESS; this is translated from the exons ATGAAAGCTTTATCCATGTTGGAGCATTTGGTTGAGCCTGACCATCGTCGAGTTGTGGAATT AAACTTCCGCATTTGTTTGGTTTATGAACTAGTTTCCAAGATCAGAGATGCAATTTCATACTGTGCAAAAGCAATTTCGCTATGCAAGTCACGCATACAGAACCTAAAAAGTTCCAAGGATGCTTTGTTGGCTGGTATAGATGGTGGTGATGCATCTGCTGCTGAAGGAGGCTCAGAAAAATCTACTGTTGAAAAAGAGCTAGAGCAGCTTACTAGCATATTGCCTGATCTTGAGAAGAAG CTTGAGGACCTGTCTGAAGCAAACCCAAGCGCTGACATGGATGAGATGGTGAAGGCAATTGCGTCCAGGGTAACTGAAGTGATGCCAAAAGCTGCATCTTTTACTTCTTCCCAGATAGCAACCTCAAGCAATGGATTCGACTCCTCGGTTATGTCTACGGCAGCGACAACTGGAAGCCCTGGAAGCACTGTGACTGACCTTGGGGTTGTAGGCAGAGGCGTCAAACGAGCTAGCATCAAGCCGATCTCTGTCGAACCTGCTGCTAAGAAACCTGCACTTGATTCACCATCTCTCCAAGGTGACAACATCAACTCTGTGGTTGTCCCTGCAACACAGACTGATGAATCCAGCTAA